From the genome of Malus domestica chromosome 04, GDT2T_hap1, one region includes:
- the LOC103408447 gene encoding uncharacterized protein isoform X1 produces the protein MDIALFSPSSLFHDDDDSSSGEENTESQQNFVERRHEFPGMELVVREFSFHQLNANLLWPGTFAFAEWLVEHRPSIEGRHCLELGSGTGALAIFLRRLFNLDITTSDYNDQEIEDNIAHNCRVNGITPVLPHIKHTWGDSFPTADPDWDLIIASDILLYVKQYPNLIKTLLFLLKSYKPKDGKAQPQAKDEQSGGDSFSFPRPAFLMSWRRRIGKEDESLFFTGCEDAGLEVKHLGSRVYCIKPREATSHGDQIEKV, from the exons ATGGACATTGCTCTCTTTTCCCCATCTTCGCTTTTTCATGACGACGATGACTCTTCCAGTG GTGAGGAAAACACAGAGAGCCAGCAAAACTTCGTAGAGAGGAGGCACGAGTTTCCTGGGATG GAGTTGGTTGTCCGAGAATTTTCGTTTCATCAGTTGAATGCCAATTTACTCTGGCCTGGGACATTTGCATTTGCAGAATGGTTAGTTGAACACAGGCCATCAATTGAAGGAAGGCATTGTCTTGAACTGGGCAG TGGCACGGGTGCTTTGGCAATTTTTCTACGAAGATTGTttaatcttgacattacgacaTCAGACTATAATGATCAGGAAATTGAAGATAATATAGCTCATAACTGCAGGGTAAATGGAATTACACCTGTCCTTCCTCATATAAAGC ATACATGGGGTGACAGTTTCCCTACTGCTGATCCAGACTGGGACCTAATCATTGCTAGTGATATCTTATTGT ATGTGAAGCAGTATCCAAATTTGATAAAAACCCTTTTGTTTCTCCTCAAATCTTACAAGCCGAAGGATGGTAAAGCACAGCCTCAAGCAAAGGATGAACAGAGTGGTG GAGACTCTTTTAGTTTTCCCCGGCCAGCATTTCTGATGAGTTGGAGACGCAGAATCGGAAAAGAGGATGAATCACTTTTCTTCACTGGTTGCGAGGATGCTGGCCTTGAAGTAAAGCATCTGGGATCTCGTGTATACTGCATCAAACCAAGAGAAGCAACTTCCCACGGCGACCAAATAGAGAAGGTTTAG
- the LOC103433601 gene encoding 26S proteasome regulatory subunit S10B homolog B-like isoform X2, whose amino-acid sequence MTTETSEDAVRRRTAVFDYRKKLLQHKELDSRVRAVRENLRTSRKEFGKTEDDLKSLQSVGQIIGEVLRPLDNERLIVKASSGPRYVVGCRSKVDKEKLVTGTRVVLDMTTLTIMRALPREVDPVVYNMLHEDPGNVSYSAVGGLSDQIRELRESIELPLMNPELFLRVGIKPPKVVSSAIIDKYIGESARLIREMFGYARDHQPCIIFMDEVDAIGGRRFSEGTSADREIQRTLMELLNQLDGFEQLGKVKMIMATNRPDVLDPALLRPGRLDRKIEIPLPNEQSRMEILKIHAAGIAKHGEIDYEAVVKLAEGFNGADLRNVCTEAGMSAIRAERDYVIHEDFMKAVRKLNEAKKLESSSHYNADFGKE is encoded by the exons ATGACGACAGAGACATCAGAGGACGCCGTACGCCGTCGCACTGCGGTTTTCGACTACCGCAAAAAGTTACTCCAGCACAAGGAGCTCGACTCCCGAGTTCGCGCAG TGAGAGAGAACTTGCGGACTTCAAGGAAAGAATTTGGGAAAACTGAAGATGATTTGAAGTCCCTTCAAAGCGTGGGACAGATTATTGGTGAAGTTCTTCGGCCTCTCGATAATGAACGCC TGATTGTGAAGGCCAGTAGTGGTCCTAGATATGTCGTTGGGTGTCGCAGTAAGgttgacaaagaaaaactaGTAACTGGCACTCGCGTTGTTTTGGATATGACGACTTTGACGATCATGCGGGCTCTTCCCAGAGAA GTTGATCCCGTTGTATATAATATGCTTCATGAAGATCCTGGTAATGTTAGTTACTCGGCTGTGGGAGGACTATCAGATCAGATCCGAGAACTTAGAGAATCCATAGAACTGCCGCTAATGAATCCTGAACTTTTTCTTAGAGTGGGGATCAAACCTCCCAAG GTTGTATCAAGTGCCATTATTGATAAATATATTGGTGAAAGTGCAAGATTGATAAGGGAAATGTTTGGTTATGCCCGTGATCACCAG CCTTGTATCATTTTTATGGATGAGGTCGATGCTATTGGTGGACGACGTTTTAGTGAAGGGACTAGTGCAGACCGAGAAATTCAGCGAACTCTCATGGAGTTGCTGAACCAGTTAGATGGATTTGAACAGCTTGGAAAG GTGAAAATGATCATGGCAACTAATAGGCCTGATGTCCTGGATCCTGCACTTCTGCGTCCTGGGCGACTCGACCGCAAGATAGAGATCCCATTGCCTAATGAGCAATCAAGAATGGAAATTCTCAAAATCCATGCCGCCGGGATTGCCAAACATGGGGAAATTGATTATGAGGCAGTTGTGAAGCTTGCTGAG GGTTTTAATGGAGCTGATCTCCGTAATGTCTGCACTGAAGCTGGGATGTCTGCAATCCGTGCAGAAAGGGATTATGTCATCCATGAAGATTTCATGAAG GCTGTACGGAAACTGAACGAAGCAAAGAAACTTGAATCTAGTTCCCACTACAACGCAGATTTTGGGAAGGAATGA
- the LOC103433601 gene encoding 26S proteasome regulatory subunit S10B homolog B-like isoform X1: MTTETSEDAVRRRTAVFDYRKKLLQHKELDSRVRAVRENLRTSRKEFGKTEDDLKSLQSVGQIIGEVLRPLDNERLIVKASSGPRYVVGCRSKVDKEKLVTGTRVVLDMTTLTIMRALPREVDPVVYNMLHEDPGNVSYSAVGGLSDQIRELRESIELPLMNPELFLRVGIKPPKGVLLYGPPGTGKTLLARAIASNIDANFLKVVSSAIIDKYIGESARLIREMFGYARDHQPCIIFMDEVDAIGGRRFSEGTSADREIQRTLMELLNQLDGFEQLGKVKMIMATNRPDVLDPALLRPGRLDRKIEIPLPNEQSRMEILKIHAAGIAKHGEIDYEAVVKLAEGFNGADLRNVCTEAGMSAIRAERDYVIHEDFMKAVRKLNEAKKLESSSHYNADFGKE; this comes from the exons ATGACGACAGAGACATCAGAGGACGCCGTACGCCGTCGCACTGCGGTTTTCGACTACCGCAAAAAGTTACTCCAGCACAAGGAGCTCGACTCCCGAGTTCGCGCAG TGAGAGAGAACTTGCGGACTTCAAGGAAAGAATTTGGGAAAACTGAAGATGATTTGAAGTCCCTTCAAAGCGTGGGACAGATTATTGGTGAAGTTCTTCGGCCTCTCGATAATGAACGCC TGATTGTGAAGGCCAGTAGTGGTCCTAGATATGTCGTTGGGTGTCGCAGTAAGgttgacaaagaaaaactaGTAACTGGCACTCGCGTTGTTTTGGATATGACGACTTTGACGATCATGCGGGCTCTTCCCAGAGAA GTTGATCCCGTTGTATATAATATGCTTCATGAAGATCCTGGTAATGTTAGTTACTCGGCTGTGGGAGGACTATCAGATCAGATCCGAGAACTTAGAGAATCCATAGAACTGCCGCTAATGAATCCTGAACTTTTTCTTAGAGTGGGGATCAAACCTCCCAAG GGTGTTCTTCTGTATGGTCCTCCGGGAACAGGGAAGACATTACTAGCCAGAGCAATTGCTAGTAACATAGATGCTAACTTTTTAAAG GTTGTATCAAGTGCCATTATTGATAAATATATTGGTGAAAGTGCAAGATTGATAAGGGAAATGTTTGGTTATGCCCGTGATCACCAG CCTTGTATCATTTTTATGGATGAGGTCGATGCTATTGGTGGACGACGTTTTAGTGAAGGGACTAGTGCAGACCGAGAAATTCAGCGAACTCTCATGGAGTTGCTGAACCAGTTAGATGGATTTGAACAGCTTGGAAAG GTGAAAATGATCATGGCAACTAATAGGCCTGATGTCCTGGATCCTGCACTTCTGCGTCCTGGGCGACTCGACCGCAAGATAGAGATCCCATTGCCTAATGAGCAATCAAGAATGGAAATTCTCAAAATCCATGCCGCCGGGATTGCCAAACATGGGGAAATTGATTATGAGGCAGTTGTGAAGCTTGCTGAG GGTTTTAATGGAGCTGATCTCCGTAATGTCTGCACTGAAGCTGGGATGTCTGCAATCCGTGCAGAAAGGGATTATGTCATCCATGAAGATTTCATGAAG GCTGTACGGAAACTGAACGAAGCAAAGAAACTTGAATCTAGTTCCCACTACAACGCAGATTTTGGGAAGGAATGA
- the LOC103408447 gene encoding uncharacterized protein isoform X2: protein MDIALFSPSSLFHDDDDSSSESQQNFVERRHEFPGMELVVREFSFHQLNANLLWPGTFAFAEWLVEHRPSIEGRHCLELGSGTGALAIFLRRLFNLDITTSDYNDQEIEDNIAHNCRVNGITPVLPHIKHTWGDSFPTADPDWDLIIASDILLYVKQYPNLIKTLLFLLKSYKPKDGKAQPQAKDEQSGGDSFSFPRPAFLMSWRRRIGKEDESLFFTGCEDAGLEVKHLGSRVYCIKPREATSHGDQIEKV, encoded by the exons ATGGACATTGCTCTCTTTTCCCCATCTTCGCTTTTTCATGACGACGATGACTCTTCCAGTG AGAGCCAGCAAAACTTCGTAGAGAGGAGGCACGAGTTTCCTGGGATG GAGTTGGTTGTCCGAGAATTTTCGTTTCATCAGTTGAATGCCAATTTACTCTGGCCTGGGACATTTGCATTTGCAGAATGGTTAGTTGAACACAGGCCATCAATTGAAGGAAGGCATTGTCTTGAACTGGGCAG TGGCACGGGTGCTTTGGCAATTTTTCTACGAAGATTGTttaatcttgacattacgacaTCAGACTATAATGATCAGGAAATTGAAGATAATATAGCTCATAACTGCAGGGTAAATGGAATTACACCTGTCCTTCCTCATATAAAGC ATACATGGGGTGACAGTTTCCCTACTGCTGATCCAGACTGGGACCTAATCATTGCTAGTGATATCTTATTGT ATGTGAAGCAGTATCCAAATTTGATAAAAACCCTTTTGTTTCTCCTCAAATCTTACAAGCCGAAGGATGGTAAAGCACAGCCTCAAGCAAAGGATGAACAGAGTGGTG GAGACTCTTTTAGTTTTCCCCGGCCAGCATTTCTGATGAGTTGGAGACGCAGAATCGGAAAAGAGGATGAATCACTTTTCTTCACTGGTTGCGAGGATGCTGGCCTTGAAGTAAAGCATCTGGGATCTCGTGTATACTGCATCAAACCAAGAGAAGCAACTTCCCACGGCGACCAAATAGAGAAGGTTTAG